One Solanum lycopersicum chromosome 4, SLM_r2.1 DNA window includes the following coding sequences:
- the LOC109120085 gene encoding GDSL esterase/lipase EXL3 gives MQQKILMVYKIMVILNYFICFVLMSTIRSCEGKVQLPNNVVVKAVFAFGDSIVDQGNNNYIPTIAKCNFPPYGKDFNGGIPTGRFCNGKTPPDLIVEELGIKEYIPAYLDSNLRNEDLKTGVSFASGGCGYDPRTSTLALAIPLSTQLNQFKEYIGKLEGLVGEEEANYILKNSLFLVVAGSDDLANTYFTLEVRLKQNIDSYTDLMVSKATEFFQELYNLGARKIGIFGIPPIGCLPSQRTLAGGPNRVCAKEYNEAAQLANTKFSIAIDSLSKKLAQSKLVLIDIYNPFLDIIVNPQKYGLEEVEKGCCGTGNIEVTILCNKFSGTCEDDTKYLFWDSFHPTEKGYRILVDQILKKYVNRFL, from the exons atgcAACAAAAAATACTAATGGTGTATAAGATCATggttatattaaactattttatttgttttgtattaATGTCAACTATAAGGTCATGTGAAGGGAAAGTGCAATTACCAAATAACGTAGTGGTAAAAGCAGTATTTGCCTTTGGAGATTCAATTGTTGATCAaggaaataataattatattccaACTATAGCAAAGTGTAATTTTCCACCTTATGGTAAAGACTTCAATGGTGGTATTCCTACCGGAAGATTCTGCAACGGCAAGACGCCACCGGACTTGATAG TTGAAGAACTGGGGATAAAAGAGTATATACCAGCTTACCTAGATTCAAATTTGAGAAATGAAGATCTCAAGACTGGAGTAAGCTTTGCATCTGGTGGTTGTGGATATGATCCTCGAACATCTACTCTGGCG TTAGCTATACCTCTAtcaacacaattaaatcaattcAAAGAGTATATTGGGAAGCTAGAAGGATTAGTTGGAGAAGAAGAAGCcaactatattttaaaaaatagcctATTTTTAGTGGTTGCTGGAAGTGATGATCTTGCAAATACATATTTCACTCTTGAAGTTCGATTAAAGCAGAATATCGACTCATATACTGATCTCATGGTGTCCAAAGCTACTGAATTTTTCCAA gaATTGTACAACTTGGGAGCAAGAAAAATTGGGATATTTGGAATTCCTCCCATAGGATGTTTGCCATCACAAAGAACATTAGCTGGTGGGCCAAATAGAGTATGTGCCAAGGAATACAATGAAGCAGCCCAATTGGCTAACACAAAATTCTCAATTGCCATTGATTCACTATCAAAAAAGTTGGCCCAATCCAAACTTGTGTTGATAGATATCTATAATCCTTTTCTTGATATCATTGTCAACCCTCAAAAATATG GATTAGAAGAAGTAGAGAAAGGGTGTTGTGGCACAGGAAATATTGAGGTGACAATATTATGTAATAAATTCAGTGGAACATGTGaagatgatacaaaatatttattttgggatAGTTTTCATCCAACTGAGAAAGGTTATAGGATTCTTGTTGatcaaatattgaaaaaatatgtcAATAGATTTTTGTAG
- the LOC101268758 gene encoding GDSL esterase/lipase EXL3-like isoform X1: MALLCAVFIMLFISCEAKLQLRKDINITALFAFGDSIVDQGNNNNLITHAKCNFLPYGKDFMGGNNPTGRFSNARTPADMLVEDFGIKKLMPAYLDSNLKVEDLKTGVSFASGASGFDLLTPVVASALPLSVQLALFQQYIWKMNGFIGEEATKNIVKKSLYIVVAGSDDLCNTYFMLKFPRKIQYNVDSYTNLMVDGASNFINDLYNMGARRIWIFGLPPIGCLPSQILRGGGPSKICVNEYNQAARIANTKLSNKIHSLNKKLPQIELLYINIYDPLLDIIAKHNKYGFEDALSACCQGRNEYLLCDNVTKICENDANYLFWDSYHLTEKGYRVLLDQISN, from the exons atggCTTTATTATGTGCTGtttttataatgttatttatttcATGTGAAGCAAAGTTGCAATTACGTAAGGACATAAATATAACGGCTCTTTTTGCCTTTGGAGATTCAATTGTAGATCAAGgaaataataacaatttaattactCATGCAAAGTGTAATTTTTTACCTTATGGAAAAGATTTCATGGGTGGTAATAATCCAACTGGAAGATTTAGCAATGCCAGGACACCAGCAGACATGTTAG TTGAAGATTTTGGGATTAAGAAGCTAATGCCAGCTTATCTAgattcaaatttaaaagttgaagatttaaaaACTGGAGTAAGTTTTGCTTCAGGAGCTTCTGGATTTGACCTTTTAACTCCTGTTGTCGCG TCAGCTTTACCACTATCAGTACAATTAGCACTTTTTCAACAATATATTTGGAAGATGAATGGATTTATTGGTGAAGAAGCAACAAAGAATATTGTTAAAAAGAGTCTTTATATAGTAGTTGCTGGAAGTGATGACCTATGTAATACATATTTCATGCTCAAATTTCCAAGGAAAATACAATACAATGTTGACTCATATACAAATCTTATGGTAGATGGAGCTTCCAATTTTATCAAT gATTTGTACAATATGGGAGCAAGAAGAATTTGGATATTTGGGCTTCCACCAATAGGGTGTTTGCCATCGCAAATACTGCGAGGTGGAGGTCCATCTAAAATTTGTGTCAACGAATACAATCAAGCTGCTCGAATAGCAAATaccaaattatcaaataaaattcattcattaaacaaaaaattgcCTCAAATCGAGCTtctttatatcaatatttacGATCCTCTACTCGATATTATCGCCAAACACAATAAATACG GTTTTGAAGATGCATTGAGTGCGTGTTGCCAAGGAAGGAATGAGTATTTGTTATGTGACAACGTTACAAAAATATGCGAAAATGAtgcaaattatttattttgggatAGTTATCATCTCACTGAGAAAGGTTATAGGGTTCTTCTTGATCAAATTTCCAACTAA
- the LOC101268758 gene encoding GDSL esterase/lipase EXL3-like isoform X2 codes for MALLCAVFIMLFISCEAKLQLRKDINITALFAFGDSIVDQGNNNNLITHAKCNFLPYGKDFMGGNNPTGRFSNARTPADMLVEDFGIKKLMPAYLDSNLKVEDLKTGVSFASGASGFDLLTPVVADLYNMGARRIWIFGLPPIGCLPSQILRGGGPSKICVNEYNQAARIANTKLSNKIHSLNKKLPQIELLYINIYDPLLDIIAKHNKYGFEDALSACCQGRNEYLLCDNVTKICENDANYLFWDSYHLTEKGYRVLLDQISN; via the exons atggCTTTATTATGTGCTGtttttataatgttatttatttcATGTGAAGCAAAGTTGCAATTACGTAAGGACATAAATATAACGGCTCTTTTTGCCTTTGGAGATTCAATTGTAGATCAAGgaaataataacaatttaattactCATGCAAAGTGTAATTTTTTACCTTATGGAAAAGATTTCATGGGTGGTAATAATCCAACTGGAAGATTTAGCAATGCCAGGACACCAGCAGACATGTTAG TTGAAGATTTTGGGATTAAGAAGCTAATGCCAGCTTATCTAgattcaaatttaaaagttgaagatttaaaaACTGGAGTAAGTTTTGCTTCAGGAGCTTCTGGATTTGACCTTTTAACTCCTGTTGTCGCG gATTTGTACAATATGGGAGCAAGAAGAATTTGGATATTTGGGCTTCCACCAATAGGGTGTTTGCCATCGCAAATACTGCGAGGTGGAGGTCCATCTAAAATTTGTGTCAACGAATACAATCAAGCTGCTCGAATAGCAAATaccaaattatcaaataaaattcattcattaaacaaaaaattgcCTCAAATCGAGCTtctttatatcaatatttacGATCCTCTACTCGATATTATCGCCAAACACAATAAATACG GTTTTGAAGATGCATTGAGTGCGTGTTGCCAAGGAAGGAATGAGTATTTGTTATGTGACAACGTTACAAAAATATGCGAAAATGAtgcaaattatttattttgggatAGTTATCATCTCACTGAGAAAGGTTATAGGGTTCTTCTTGATCAAATTTCCAACTAA
- the LOC101244074 gene encoding CO(2)-response secreted protease → MRDIVLFFCFLLFLLSLLRETNAVSQEKNNGVYIVYMGAADSSNDGTKNQQAELMSSLIKRKKDAVVHSYNNGFSGFAARLSEAEAKSIAQKPGVISVFPDPILQLHTTRSWDFLQYQTEVESSSGPISGSDNASPKGVDTIIGILDTGIWPESESFSDNDMSEVPSKWKGTCMGSHDSISFKCNKKLVGARFYDDSDEDGVRPFGSARDDNGHGTHVASTAAGSLISGASYYGLASGTAKGGSPGSRIAMYRVCTADGCHGSAIMKAFDDAIADGVDVLSLSLGSSSGLEVEFSRDPIAIGAFHAVEKGILVSCSAGNDGPGPATVVNVAPWILTVAATTIDRDFETDIVLGGNKLIKGGGISLGNLTRSPVYPLISGDLAKSSNNVVMEKGARYCYPNSLDETKVKGKIVLCDNRDGYFSLTEKLTEVKKKGGIGFILIDDNARTVAPKFNSFPAAVVTEKDSNEILSYINSTKKPVASVLPTVTIANYKPAPLVAYFSSRGPTYNTHNLLKPDITAPGVAILAAWPGNDTTEAVAGQALPLYNIISGTSMSCPHVSGIAALVKAQNPSWSPSAIRSAIMTSALQTNNLKAPITTVSGSVATPYDIGAGEASPSLALNPGLVYETNTADYLQYLCSVGYDKSKIKLISNTVPDDFSCPTNSSSESVSQMNYPSIAVSNIKENEIKKVTRTVTNVGQDDATYTASIKAPVGLEVQVTPNKLVFTNNSKKLSYEMSFKASSKPKEDLFGSITWTNGKYKVRSPFVISTNSQGEHSKTADRRSN, encoded by the exons GAAAAAGGATGCAGTTGTACACAGTTACAACAATGGTTTCTCAGGATTCGCAGCGCGTTTATCAGAAGCTGAGGCTAAATCTATTGCTCAAAAACCTGGAGTTATATCAGTATTCCCTGATCCAATATTGCAACTACACACAACGCGTTCGTGGGACTTTTTGCAATATCAAACTGAAGTAGAAAGCAGTTCTGGTCCAATATCTGGTTCTGATAACGCGTCACCAAAAGGCGTTGATACTATAATTGGAATCCTGGATACAG GAATATGGCCTGAATCAGAGAGTTTTAGTGATAATGATATGAGTGAAGTTCCATCTAAGTGGAAAGGAACTTGTATGGGAAGTCATGATTCCATCTCTTTCAAATGCAACAA GAAGTTAGTTGGTGCAAGGTTCTATGATGACTCTGATGAGGATGGTGTAAGACCTTTTGGTTCAGCTAGGGATGATAATGGACATGGAACTCATGTTGCATCTACAGCAGCTGGGAGTTTGATTTCAGGAGCATCTTATTATGGTTTGGCTTCTGGGACAGCAAAGGGTGGATCCCCGGGTTCAAGAATAGCCATGTATCGTGTCTGCACGGCTGATGGATGTCACGGATCAGCTATAATGAAAGCATTTGATGATGCAATTGCAGATGGGGTTGATGTTTTATCGCTATCACTTGGTTCATCATCTGGTCTTGAAGTCGAGTTTTCTAGAGATCCTATAGCTATTGGAGCATTCCATGCTGTTGAAAAGGGAATTCTTGTTTCCTGTTCTGCTGGAAATGATGGCCCTGGTCCGGCAACTGTTGTCAATGTTGCACCTTGGATTCTCACTGTTGCAGCTACTACAATTGACCGTGACTTCGAGACAGATATTGTCTTAGGTGGAAACAAGTTGATAAAG GGAGGAGGTATAAGTTTAGGTAACTTGACAAGATCTCCAGTATACCCGTTGATTAGTGGCGATTTAGCCAAATCCAGCAATAATGTTGTTATGGAGAAAGGTGCAAG GTATTGTTATCCGAATTCATTAGATGAAACCAAAGTTAAGGGGAAAATTGTTCTCTGTGATAATCGCGACGGATACTTTTCACTTACTGAGAAACTAACAGAAGTGAAGAAGAAAGGTGGCATTGGATTTATACTAATAGATGATAATGCAAGAACTGTGGCCCCAAAATTCAATTCCTTTCCAGCAGCTGTTGTAACTGAAAAGGATAGCAATGAGATCCTTTCTTACATCAACTCAACAAA GAAACCAGTTGCATCAGTTCTGCCAACTGTTACCATAGCTAACTACAAACCAGCTCCTCTTGTGGCTTACTTCTCATCAAGGGGTCCTACATACAACACACATAATCTCCTCAAA CCAGATATTACAGCACCAGGTGTTGCAATTCTCGCGGCTTGGCCTGGAAACGACACAACAGAGGCTGTCGCTGGCCAGGCGTTACCACTTTACAACATAATATCAGGGACTTCCATGTCCTGCCCTCATGTTTCTGGTATTGCCGCGTTAGTCAAGGCGCAAAATCCTTCTTGGAGTccttcagcaatcagatcagCTATTATGACCTCAG CTTTACAGACTAACAATTTGAAGGCTCCAATCACAACAGTCTCTGGATCCGTTGCAACACCATACGACATAGGAGCTGGAGAAGCAAGCCCTTCATTGGCACTTAATCCAGGATTGGTCTACGAGACTAACACCGCAGACTACTTGCAGTACCTATGCTCAGTTGGCTACGATAAATCAAAGATAAAACTCATTTCAAATACAGTTCCTGATGATTTTTCATGTCCCACCAACTCAAGTTCTGAATCCGTCTCACAAATGAACTACCCTTCCATTGCTGTTTCAAAtatcaaagaaaatgaaatcAAGAAAGTAACAAGAACTGTAACTAACGTAGGACAAGACGACGCAACATACACAGCAAGTATAAAGGCACCAGTTGGTTTGGAAGTCCAAGTGACCCCGAATAAATTGGTATTTACAAATAATAGCAAGAAGTTGAGCTATGAAATGTCTTTCAAAGCTTCATCTAAACCAAAGGAAGACTTGTTTGGATCAATTACATGGACAAATGGTAAATACAAAGTCCGAAGTCCATTCGTTATATCTACTAATTCACAAGGTGAACACTCCAAAACAGCAGATCGCAGATCAAACTAG